A genomic window from Rosettibacter firmus includes:
- a CDS encoding glycosyltransferase family 2 protein, with protein sequence MIQVYNNFNPVVSIILPTFNRINYLERAINSVLKQTFKDWELIIVDDGSTDNSIKLIDNFILKHENIRYLRHSNRKTPLSTNAGILASTGKFITFLGSDDEYKSEHLKLRVDFMNNNTDVDLIHGGVEIIGFPYVKDKNDLKKLIHLSECVIGGTFFGKRNVFFELGGFRNLRYSDDSDFFERAQERFKIIKVDYPTYIYYRDTPDSICTTIDDNT encoded by the coding sequence ATGATACAGGTTTACAATAATTTTAATCCAGTTGTTTCAATTATTCTTCCAACATTCAACAGAATAAATTATCTCGAAAGAGCAATTAATTCTGTACTCAAACAAACATTTAAAGACTGGGAATTAATAATAGTTGATGATGGTAGCACAGATAATTCAATAAAACTTATTGATAATTTTATTTTAAAGCATGAAAACATTAGATACTTAAGACATTCTAATAGAAAAACACCTCTTTCGACTAATGCTGGCATTTTAGCATCAACAGGTAAATTTATAACTTTTCTAGGAAGCGATGATGAATATAAATCCGAACACTTAAAACTTAGAGTTGATTTTATGAACAATAATACTGATGTTGATTTAATTCATGGTGGCGTTGAAATTATTGGTTTCCCTTATGTAAAAGACAAAAATGATTTAAAAAAATTAATTCACTTATCTGAATGTGTAATTGGGGGAACATTCTTTGGAAAAAGGAATGTCTTTTTTGAACTTGGTGGTTTCAGAAATTTAAGATACAGCGATGATTCAGATTTTTTTGAAAGAGCTCAGGAAAGATTTAAAATTATTAAAGTTGATTATCCAACTTATATTTATTACCGTGATACGCCAGATAGTATTTGTACAACAATTGATGATAATACATAA
- a CDS encoding DUF2723 domain-containing protein, with protein sequence MSYKILNRIIAAIVFFISLLVFISTVQPSVSFWDCGEFIASSYAMQVPHPPGTPFFLILGRLFSMLPIAENIGLRVNMISVLSSAFTVMLLYLIAVKLIQNYRKKEPDNLIDALAIYFSAAIGALSLSFSDTFWFNAVEAEVYAFSTFFIAFVIWLMILWNEKADKPDNEKYLILIAYLIGLSTGVHLMSVLAIVPIVMVVVFRKYVTDEEVLKKTGIIFIIHSVIIILVAFAMWASQNESTPPSYEEFRQIDSRFWMVFIVISILFMGALYKKIFQRSSFYIPIIIGGIALIGVYPGIVKYVPKLITILSGNDFTMNIIVSVLLFAVLGGAIYWSSKNNKPTFNLIFKCIFYAMIGITTYAMIIIRANQETPINMNSPKTFTELESYLNREQYGDFPIFKRRYSNEPHQQLIYTNYSSDLDFLLRYQMDHMFNRYLFWNYIGRVSTYQDSGVDWKDLYGIPFFIGLFGLYFHFRRDWKMASVFLVMFIFLGYLTAFYQNQQEPQPRERDYFYVGAFFVFSLWIALGMRGLIELLHEKFDKIKNLKPATIILLLAGFIVVPANMYRANYFEHDRSKNYVPWDYAYNLLQSVAPNAILFTNGDNDTFPLWYLQDVEGVRRDVRIANLSLLNTPWYIKQLKNTSPYGAEKVAMSFTDEEIDQLTVQRWEPVEVSIPVTDDVIKEWGITDTAVIKHKKISWIMKNPVQYGNIKAIRVQDLAVLDIIMQSKWKRPVYFAMTCSEDSKLSLEDYLQMEGVALRVVPKKFDAQSFEYINEPIVRKQLFDEPEGFSKTYRPGFKFRGLNDKTIFFDENHERLTQNYRNTFLRLAIHYLYHLKDSSKAIETLNMMEKKIPRDVIPLDYRIEHDVARLYYAAGDMKQYTIYAKDVIKTAKQMLKINPQDFSSWNNPYDVLLTHYENLKMYKEALEVLNQLSTYLPNDVTVKSLIDKFKRLAEGNKGN encoded by the coding sequence ATGAGTTATAAAATATTAAATCGCATAATTGCTGCTATTGTATTTTTTATTAGCCTATTAGTTTTTATATCTACAGTACAACCATCGGTATCTTTCTGGGATTGTGGTGAATTTATTGCATCATCTTATGCAATGCAGGTTCCACATCCGCCGGGCACTCCATTCTTTTTAATTCTTGGACGATTATTTTCTATGCTTCCAATTGCTGAGAATATTGGTCTTCGTGTAAATATGATTTCTGTTTTATCGAGTGCTTTTACTGTGATGCTCCTTTATTTAATTGCTGTTAAATTGATTCAAAATTATAGAAAGAAAGAACCAGATAATTTAATTGATGCTTTAGCAATATATTTTTCCGCAGCAATTGGTGCCCTTTCTTTATCTTTTAGCGATACTTTCTGGTTTAATGCTGTTGAAGCAGAAGTTTATGCATTTTCAACTTTCTTTATTGCTTTTGTAATTTGGTTAATGATTTTATGGAACGAAAAAGCAGATAAACCAGATAACGAAAAATATCTTATTCTAATTGCTTATTTAATTGGACTTTCTACCGGTGTTCATCTGATGTCTGTTCTTGCAATTGTTCCTATTGTAATGGTTGTTGTCTTTAGAAAATATGTAACCGATGAGGAAGTACTTAAAAAAACCGGGATAATTTTTATAATCCATTCTGTGATTATTATTCTTGTTGCTTTTGCAATGTGGGCTTCTCAAAATGAATCTACTCCACCTTCATACGAAGAATTTCGTCAGATTGATTCAAGATTCTGGATGGTGTTTATTGTGATCAGTATTTTATTTATGGGAGCTTTGTATAAAAAAATATTTCAAAGAAGTTCATTTTATATCCCAATTATCATTGGTGGAATTGCTTTAATTGGTGTTTATCCCGGAATAGTTAAATATGTACCTAAACTTATAACAATTTTATCCGGGAACGATTTTACAATGAACATAATTGTTTCTGTATTATTATTTGCAGTTTTAGGAGGAGCAATTTATTGGTCATCAAAAAATAATAAACCAACTTTTAACCTGATCTTTAAATGTATTTTCTATGCAATGATTGGAATTACAACTTATGCAATGATTATAATCCGTGCCAATCAAGAAACTCCGATAAATATGAATAGTCCAAAAACATTTACAGAATTAGAATCTTATTTAAATCGTGAACAATATGGCGATTTCCCAATTTTCAAAAGAAGATATTCAAACGAACCACATCAGCAATTAATTTATACTAACTATTCGAGTGATTTAGATTTTCTACTTCGATATCAAATGGATCATATGTTTAATAGATATTTATTCTGGAATTATATTGGAAGAGTATCGACTTATCAGGATAGTGGAGTTGATTGGAAGGACTTATATGGAATCCCATTTTTTATTGGTTTATTTGGTTTGTATTTTCATTTTAGAAGAGACTGGAAGATGGCTTCGGTCTTTCTGGTGATGTTTATTTTTCTTGGCTATTTAACTGCATTTTATCAAAATCAGCAGGAACCACAACCACGAGAAAGAGATTATTTCTATGTTGGAGCTTTCTTTGTGTTTTCTTTATGGATTGCTCTTGGAATGCGTGGTTTAATTGAATTACTTCATGAAAAATTTGATAAAATAAAAAATCTTAAACCTGCTACAATTATTCTTTTGCTTGCAGGTTTTATTGTTGTTCCTGCTAATATGTATCGTGCAAATTATTTTGAACATGATCGCTCTAAAAATTATGTGCCATGGGATTATGCATATAATCTTTTACAAAGTGTTGCTCCTAATGCTATATTATTCACTAATGGCGATAACGATACATTCCCATTATGGTATTTACAGGATGTCGAAGGTGTAAGGCGAGATGTTAGAATTGCTAATTTGAGTCTCTTGAATACACCATGGTATATTAAACAACTTAAGAATACATCCCCTTATGGTGCAGAAAAAGTTGCAATGAGTTTTACAGACGAAGAAATTGACCAGCTTACAGTGCAAAGATGGGAACCGGTTGAAGTATCTATTCCAGTAACTGATGATGTAATTAAAGAATGGGGAATTACCGATACAGCCGTTATAAAACATAAAAAAATTTCCTGGATAATGAAGAATCCGGTTCAATACGGAAATATTAAAGCAATCCGTGTTCAGGATCTTGCTGTGCTCGATATTATTATGCAAAGTAAATGGAAACGACCGGTTTATTTTGCTATGACATGCTCTGAAGATAGTAAATTGAGTCTGGAAGATTATTTACAGATGGAAGGTGTTGCTTTAAGAGTTGTTCCAAAAAAATTTGATGCACAATCATTTGAATATATTAATGAACCTATTGTAAGAAAACAATTATTTGATGAACCTGAAGGCTTTAGTAAAACTTATAGACCTGGATTTAAGTTCAGAGGCTTAAATGATAAAACTATTTTCTTTGATGAAAATCATGAAAGACTTACTCAAAATTATAGAAATACTTTCTTAAGACTTGCAATTCATTATTTGTACCATCTGAAAGATAGCTCTAAAGCAATTGAAACTCTTAATATGATGGAGAAAAAAATTCCACGTGATGTTATTCCTTTAGATTATAGAATTGAACATGATGTTGCTCGACTTTATTATGCTGCAGGTGATATGAAACAATATACAATTTATGCAAAAGATGTAATTAAAACTGCAAAGCAAATGCTTAAGATAAATCCACAGGATTTTTCGAGCTGGAATAATCCATATGATGTTCTTCTTACTCATTATGAAAATTTGAAAATGTATAAAGAAGCTCTCGAAGTATTAAATCAATTGTCAACTTATTTGCCTAATGATGTAACTGTAAAAAGTTTAATTGATAAGTTCAAAAGACTTGCAGAAGGAAATAAAGGTAATTAA
- a CDS encoding GIY-YIG nuclease family protein, which yields MKSYYVYIMASKSKVIYTGVTNDIKRRVYEHKKKIIPGFTSKYNTTKLVYYEETKDIKTALAREKQIKGWLRRKKIELIEKENPLWEDLSKDWY from the coding sequence ATGAAATCATATTACGTATATATAATGGCAAGCAAAAGTAAGGTTATATATACAGGTGTAACGAATGATATAAAAAGAAGAGTATATGAACATAAGAAAAAAATAATTCCCGGTTTCACAAGCAAATATAACACAACAAAATTAGTATATTATGAAGAGACTAAAGATATAAAAACAGCACTTGCAAGAGAGAAACAAATAAAAGGTTGGTTAAGAAGAAAGAAAATAGAATTAATAGAAAAAGAAAATCCTTTATGGGAAGACCTTAGTAAAGATTGGTATTAA
- a CDS encoding glycosyltransferase family 9 protein: MKILINALSGIGDALMFTPALKKLKEDYPDSQIDALVMYKGVKEIYERLPEISKIHYWEFLKEKKLKSLLFVLSLRNKYDISINVYPSNRKEYNLINFLIGAQERVAIKYLRKDFQNLGFLNNLRVQEDDSLHNVEENIRLCELVTNKKFSDIPELILNFKNEDLEFGENFLKENHISENELIIGFHPGCSTLKNHDKRRWETYKFAELGKKLIEEHKAKILIFGGPEEKIIKEEVVNKINSTSAISVDTSSLIHTATVMKRCNIFVTNDSSLMHIASALGLNVVAIIGPTNKNYIHPWKTNYKIASLELECSPCFYYSPKPLTCTRKDIKFKCIKELGVEHVYSQVVKFIHVD; this comes from the coding sequence ATGAAAATTCTAATTAATGCTTTATCTGGCATTGGCGATGCATTAATGTTTACTCCTGCATTAAAAAAACTCAAAGAAGATTACCCCGATTCTCAAATTGATGCCCTTGTAATGTATAAAGGTGTAAAGGAAATTTATGAAAGACTTCCTGAAATATCTAAGATTCATTACTGGGAATTCTTGAAAGAAAAAAAATTAAAATCATTACTCTTTGTATTGAGTTTAAGAAATAAATATGATATTTCCATTAATGTTTATCCATCAAACAGAAAAGAATATAACCTGATTAATTTTTTAATTGGAGCACAAGAAAGAGTAGCTATTAAATATCTTAGAAAAGATTTTCAGAATCTTGGCTTTCTTAATAATCTCCGAGTTCAAGAAGATGATAGTCTTCACAATGTCGAAGAAAATATAAGATTATGTGAATTAGTTACAAATAAAAAATTTAGTGATATACCTGAATTAATCCTGAATTTCAAAAACGAAGATTTAGAGTTTGGTGAAAATTTTCTAAAGGAAAATCATATCAGTGAAAATGAATTAATAATTGGTTTTCATCCTGGATGTTCAACATTAAAAAATCATGACAAAAGAAGATGGGAAACTTATAAGTTTGCTGAACTTGGTAAAAAATTAATCGAAGAACACAAAGCAAAAATTTTAATATTTGGTGGACCAGAAGAAAAAATCATAAAAGAAGAAGTTGTAAATAAAATCAACTCCACTTCAGCAATAAGTGTAGATACATCATCATTAATTCACACAGCAACAGTAATGAAAAGATGTAACATTTTTGTTACGAACGATTCAAGTCTAATGCACATTGCATCTGCACTGGGATTGAATGTTGTTGCGATAATTGGTCCAACAAATAAAAATTATATTCATCCATGGAAAACAAACTATAAAATTGCTTCACTAGAACTTGAATGTTCTCCATGTTTCTATTATTCACCCAAACCATTAACCTGTACAAGAAAAGATATTAAATTTAAATGCATAAAAGAACTTGGAGTGGAACATGTTTATAGTCAGGTAGTAAAGTTTATACATGTTGATTAG
- the thiE gene encoding thiamine phosphate synthase translates to MERIKGLYAITDENLIPDDKLEEMIEQAILGGVNLVQLRDKYFGFEKRLERAKRIKSITDKYKIPLIINDDPYVALESNADGVHLGKEDLGNNEFDSFNKIRKILKNKIIGISCYDDLERAIMFEKLGADYVAFGAVFASPTKPSEPVLNSIDFFKKAKKKLKIPVVAIGGINENNYKLIIDYVDAIAVVSALFNGNPYINAKKFCLE, encoded by the coding sequence ATGGAAAGAATAAAAGGTCTTTATGCAATAACAGATGAAAATCTAATTCCTGATGATAAACTCGAAGAAATGATTGAGCAGGCGATATTAGGAGGAGTAAATTTAGTTCAATTAAGAGATAAATATTTTGGCTTCGAAAAAAGATTAGAAAGAGCAAAGCGAATTAAATCTATTACAGATAAATATAAAATTCCATTAATTATTAACGATGATCCTTATGTTGCACTTGAGAGTAATGCAGATGGTGTTCATCTTGGTAAAGAAGATCTTGGTAATAATGAATTCGATAGCTTTAATAAAATTAGAAAAATATTAAAGAATAAAATTATAGGTATCTCCTGTTACGATGATCTTGAAAGAGCTATAATGTTTGAAAAATTAGGTGCAGATTATGTGGCTTTTGGAGCTGTATTTGCTTCTCCAACTAAACCATCAGAACCAGTATTAAACTCAATCGATTTTTTTAAGAAAGCAAAAAAGAAATTAAAAATTCCAGTTGTTGCAATTGGTGGTATTAATGAAAATAATTATAAATTAATAATTGATTATGTTGATGCTATTGCAGTAGTCTCTGCTTTGTTTAATGGCAATCCATATATTAATGCAAAAAAATTTTGTTTGGAATGA
- a CDS encoding M13 family metallopeptidase yields the protein MKKRFLFLLLIFTSIFSFNVFAFGEDNNKSKAFDLNSLDRSVSPAQNFYQFAVGNWSKNHPIPDDKTRWASFSILEEQNNKILKEIVEELAANKNLNKGTPQQKIGDFYATGMDSIRIEKAGYNPIKPYLQQIDNLDNKKNLFKLISEFHSTGIPALFNFFVNADAKKSDLNVGIISQGGLGLPDVEYYTKDDARSKEIRERYVKHVTNMFKLIDVDEETANRYSQIVMDIETKLAKVSNTRLENRDPYKTYNKMTYDNLKSISENIDWDKYFTNLGIDKIDVVVVNQPKFIKGASELIDEISLNDWKIYFKWNVLRSSASALSSPFVNEQFEFEGKFLRGQKVIEPRWKRVIGVLNRTVGELLGQIYVAKVFPPEAKEKAKAIVNNLLVAMEESIKNLDWMSDETKQKALTKLSTFGVKIGYPDKWKDYSELEIARDSYFKNLRRAATWARKENLKKLGKPVDKSEWGMTPQTVNASYSPTKNEITFPAGILQPPFFNPQADDAINYGAMGAVIGHEITHGFDDQGRKYDEKGNIKDWWTKEDNEKFQARAQKLIEHYNNFVVIDTFRVNGALTLGENIADLGGLTISFAAFKKTEQYKKGELIDGFTPAQRFFLGWAQVWATNIRPEALKLQVKTDVHSPSVQRVNGPLMNMPEFFEAFDVKPGDPMRNPEDKIVKIW from the coding sequence ATGAAAAAAAGATTTCTATTCCTGCTATTAATTTTTACTTCAATTTTTTCTTTTAATGTCTTTGCATTTGGTGAAGACAATAATAAATCAAAAGCCTTTGATTTAAATAGTCTGGATCGAAGTGTATCTCCCGCACAAAATTTTTATCAGTTTGCTGTGGGCAACTGGTCAAAGAATCATCCCATCCCGGATGACAAAACTCGCTGGGCTTCTTTTTCTATACTCGAAGAGCAGAATAATAAAATACTTAAAGAAATTGTAGAAGAACTTGCAGCAAATAAAAATTTAAATAAAGGAACACCACAACAAAAAATTGGTGACTTCTACGCAACTGGAATGGATTCTATTCGTATTGAAAAAGCTGGTTACAATCCAATTAAACCTTACTTACAACAGATTGATAATCTTGATAATAAGAAAAATCTATTTAAACTAATTTCAGAATTTCATTCAACTGGAATTCCTGCATTGTTTAACTTTTTTGTAAATGCAGATGCAAAGAAAAGTGATTTAAATGTTGGTATAATTTCACAGGGTGGACTTGGCTTGCCAGACGTTGAATATTATACTAAAGACGATGCCCGTTCAAAAGAAATTCGTGAAAGATATGTAAAACATGTTACCAATATGTTTAAACTTATTGATGTTGATGAAGAAACTGCAAATCGCTATTCCCAGATTGTAATGGATATCGAAACTAAATTAGCAAAGGTTTCTAATACTCGTCTGGAAAATCGTGACCCATATAAAACTTATAATAAAATGACTTATGATAATTTGAAATCAATCTCTGAAAATATTGACTGGGATAAATACTTTACAAATTTAGGAATTGATAAGATTGATGTTGTTGTGGTTAATCAACCTAAATTTATTAAAGGTGCATCGGAATTAATTGATGAAATTTCATTAAACGACTGGAAAATTTATTTTAAGTGGAATGTTTTGCGTTCATCTGCTTCTGCACTCAGTTCTCCTTTTGTAAATGAACAATTTGAGTTCGAAGGTAAATTTTTAAGAGGTCAAAAAGTTATTGAACCAAGATGGAAAAGAGTAATTGGAGTATTGAACAGAACTGTTGGTGAATTACTTGGACAAATTTATGTTGCTAAAGTTTTTCCACCAGAAGCAAAAGAAAAAGCAAAAGCAATTGTGAATAATCTTCTTGTTGCAATGGAAGAAAGTATAAAGAATCTCGACTGGATGAGTGATGAAACAAAACAAAAAGCTCTTACTAAATTAAGTACATTTGGAGTTAAAATTGGTTATCCAGATAAATGGAAAGATTATTCTGAACTCGAAATTGCAAGAGATTCTTATTTCAAAAATTTAAGAAGAGCAGCTACATGGGCAAGAAAAGAGAATCTAAAAAAACTTGGTAAACCAGTTGATAAATCAGAATGGGGAATGACACCACAAACTGTTAATGCATCTTATTCTCCAACCAAAAATGAAATAACATTTCCAGCTGGAATTCTTCAACCACCATTCTTTAATCCACAGGCTGATGATGCAATTAATTATGGTGCAATGGGAGCTGTCATTGGTCACGAAATTACTCATGGCTTTGATGATCAGGGAAGAAAATATGATGAAAAAGGAAATATAAAAGATTGGTGGACAAAAGAAGATAACGAAAAATTTCAGGCACGTGCACAAAAACTGATTGAACATTATAATAACTTTGTTGTAATTGATACATTTAGAGTTAATGGTGCTCTAACACTTGGTGAAAATATTGCAGACTTAGGTGGACTTACAATTTCTTTTGCTGCATTTAAGAAAACAGAGCAATATAAAAAAGGTGAATTGATTGATGGATTTACACCTGCACAAAGATTCTTCCTTGGATGGGCTCAGGTATGGGCTACAAATATTCGACCGGAAGCATTAAAACTTCAGGTTAAAACTGATGTGCATTCTCCTTCTGTTCAAAGAGTTAATGGACCACTTATGAATATGCCAGAATTTTTTGAAGCATTCGATGTTAAACCTGGCGACCCAATGCGTAATCCAGAAGATAAAATTGTAAAAATCTGGTAA
- a CDS encoding AIR synthase family protein, with the protein MNKAQFPAIGKISPEFFNHYIYPQLGAKRNDVLVPPNHGVDIGIVQVADNTVMAVTTDPIYIVPQYGWEKAAWFAWHILASDVTTSGFPPAYAIFDFNLPMSIQEDEFEKVWKVIHQECEKYGTSVITGHTARYTGTDYPMVGGATFIAIGPKDKYLTPQFAQEGDYVVITKGAAIEAVGIFSNTFKNYIKEKLGEEIFSKAENLFYKMSTVDDALTAVKIGVKDDGVTSMHDATECGVIGGVYEVAQASKKGIIIYKDKIPVLPEVNAVCNLFDMDPYISISEGTLVITVRPHKVDLLINELKNKGIESAVVGEILPEEKGRWIVENNETKKLEHPRVDPFWQAIAKAFEMKLN; encoded by the coding sequence ATGAATAAAGCTCAATTTCCTGCAATTGGAAAAATTAGTCCAGAATTTTTTAATCACTATATTTATCCACAACTTGGTGCAAAAAGAAATGATGTGCTGGTACCTCCAAATCATGGAGTTGATATTGGAATTGTTCAGGTAGCAGATAATACAGTAATGGCAGTTACAACCGATCCAATTTATATTGTACCACAATATGGATGGGAAAAAGCTGCATGGTTTGCATGGCATATTTTAGCAAGTGATGTTACAACAAGTGGATTCCCTCCAGCTTATGCTATTTTTGATTTTAATCTTCCAATGAGTATTCAAGAAGATGAATTTGAAAAAGTTTGGAAAGTTATTCATCAGGAATGTGAAAAATATGGAACATCTGTAATAACCGGTCACACAGCTCGTTATACCGGAACAGATTATCCTATGGTTGGTGGTGCTACTTTTATTGCTATTGGACCAAAAGATAAATATTTAACACCACAATTTGCACAGGAAGGTGATTACGTTGTTATTACTAAAGGAGCAGCAATAGAAGCTGTTGGCATTTTTTCTAATACTTTCAAAAATTATATTAAAGAAAAATTAGGAGAAGAAATTTTTTCTAAAGCCGAAAATTTATTCTATAAAATGAGTACTGTAGATGATGCTTTAACAGCTGTTAAAATTGGTGTTAAAGATGATGGCGTTACTTCAATGCACGATGCAACTGAATGCGGTGTGATAGGTGGTGTTTACGAAGTGGCTCAAGCAAGTAAAAAAGGAATCATTATTTATAAAGATAAAATTCCTGTACTTCCCGAAGTTAATGCCGTTTGCAATTTATTTGATATGGATCCTTACATTTCAATTAGCGAAGGAACTTTGGTCATAACAGTTCGACCTCACAAAGTTGATCTGTTAATTAATGAATTAAAAAATAAAGGAATTGAGTCTGCTGTAGTTGGAGAAATTCTTCCAGAAGAAAAAGGTAGATGGATTGTTGAAAATAATGAAACAAAAAAATTAGAACATCCAAGAGTAGATCCATTCTGGCAGGCAATTGCAAAAGCTTTTGAAATGAAATTAAATTAG
- the thiC gene encoding phosphomethylpyrimidine synthase ThiC, whose protein sequence is MTQLEFARAGKITDAMAYVAEKENKSPAEILELVKLGRVIIPANINHTNLTNFTGIGESLSVKVNTNIGTSYDYINVEEEIEKAKVAIQYGTDTLMDLSTGGDLKFIRNAILDVCTVPLGTVPIYEAEFEVAKRSSIYDMTPDDIFNVIEEHGKQGVDYITVHCGITIETLRRYQNENRTTGIVSRGGGLIAAWILKNKEENPLYKYYDRLLEIAHEYDITLSLGDGLRPGSINDSTDRAQIAELMIIGELVERARKAGVQVMVEGPGHIPLNEIQTNVQIQKKLTKGAPFYILGMLPTDIAAGFDHIAGAIGGALAGWYGADMLCYITPAEHVGLPTVDDVKDGVIAFKIAAHIADIARGNKNAIERNKKMSEARYKLDWDKQFELALYGNEAKKIFEKRASKTEACSMCGPFCPMNLVEHTIRNNKLIEV, encoded by the coding sequence ATGACTCAATTAGAATTTGCACGTGCTGGTAAAATTACAGATGCTATGGCATATGTTGCCGAAAAGGAAAATAAATCTCCAGCTGAAATCCTTGAACTTGTAAAACTTGGCAGAGTAATAATTCCAGCTAATATAAATCATACAAATCTTACAAACTTTACAGGAATTGGTGAATCCCTTTCTGTAAAAGTCAATACAAACATTGGTACTTCTTATGATTATATCAATGTTGAAGAAGAAATTGAAAAAGCAAAAGTCGCAATTCAATATGGAACCGATACTCTTATGGATTTATCAACAGGTGGCGATTTGAAATTTATACGTAATGCAATTCTTGATGTTTGCACAGTTCCACTCGGTACTGTTCCAATTTACGAAGCAGAATTTGAAGTGGCTAAGAGATCTTCAATTTATGATATGACTCCAGATGATATTTTTAATGTAATTGAAGAACATGGAAAACAGGGAGTCGATTACATAACTGTTCATTGTGGAATTACAATAGAAACCCTGCGAAGATATCAGAATGAAAATAGAACCACTGGAATTGTTTCTCGTGGTGGTGGACTAATTGCTGCATGGATATTAAAAAATAAAGAAGAAAATCCTTTGTATAAATATTACGATCGCCTTCTCGAAATAGCCCACGAATATGATATAACTTTATCACTGGGTGATGGTTTAAGGCCGGGCAGTATTAACGATTCGACAGATAGAGCACAGATTGCAGAATTGATGATTATTGGCGAACTGGTAGAAAGAGCACGTAAAGCTGGTGTTCAGGTAATGGTCGAAGGTCCGGGTCATATACCTCTTAATGAAATTCAAACAAATGTTCAGATTCAGAAAAAGCTTACAAAAGGAGCTCCATTTTATATTCTTGGAATGCTTCCTACGGATATTGCTGCTGGATTTGATCATATTGCTGGAGCAATTGGTGGTGCACTTGCAGGCTGGTATGGTGCCGATATGCTCTGTTATATTACTCCAGCTGAACATGTAGGACTTCCAACCGTTGATGATGTAAAAGATGGAGTTATTGCTTTTAAGATTGCAGCTCACATTGCAGATATAGCAAGAGGAAATAAAAATGCTATTGAAAGAAATAAAAAAATGAGTGAAGCTCGATATAAACTTGATTGGGATAAACAATTTGAACTGGCTCTCTATGGTAACGAAGCAAAAAAGATTTTTGAAAAAAGAGCTTCTAAAACAGAAGCCTGCTCAATGTGCGGTCCATTCTGCCCGATGAATCTTGTTGAACACACAATTCGTAATAACAAATTAATTGAGGTGTAA
- the thiD gene encoding bifunctional hydroxymethylpyrimidine kinase/phosphomethylpyrimidine kinase, translating into MNSLPVALTIAGSDSSAGAGIQADLKTFMALNVYGVSAITSITAQNTTGINEIYDLPGFLVYRQIKSIADDIKIDAVKTGMLSNAEIIDNVALAIKDFHLDKLIVDPVLHSKDNSELLKRNSLNDFKEKILPLALVITPNISEAQLLSGIEISTKDDMIKVAEKLIKLGPEYIVIKGGHLLINEKVFDLIFSENTIEFLEYPRINTINTHGIGCTFSAAITAFIAKGYDVISSIKNARNYIQSALQNEIKIGKGFGPLNHRWLWKE; encoded by the coding sequence TTGAATTCATTACCTGTTGCATTAACAATAGCTGGAAGTGATAGCAGTGCTGGTGCTGGTATTCAGGCAGATTTAAAAACTTTTATGGCTCTAAATGTTTATGGTGTATCTGCTATCACTTCCATTACTGCTCAAAACACCACTGGCATAAATGAAATATATGACCTGCCTGGTTTTCTCGTTTACAGGCAAATTAAATCAATTGCCGATGATATTAAAATTGATGCTGTAAAAACTGGTATGCTTTCAAATGCTGAGATAATTGATAATGTTGCATTGGCAATTAAAGATTTTCATTTGGACAAACTAATTGTTGATCCAGTCCTTCATTCAAAAGATAATTCTGAATTATTGAAAAGAAATTCATTAAATGATTTTAAAGAAAAAATCTTACCACTTGCTTTAGTTATTACTCCAAATATTTCTGAAGCACAATTACTTTCTGGAATAGAAATTTCAACAAAAGATGATATGATAAAAGTTGCAGAGAAACTTATAAAACTTGGTCCAGAATATATTGTGATCAAAGGTGGTCATCTTTTAATAAATGAAAAAGTTTTCGATTTGATTTTTTCAGAAAATACAATTGAATTTTTAGAATATCCAAGAATCAATACCATCAACACTCATGGTATTGGTTGCACTTTTTCTGCAGCTATCACAGCTTTTATAGCTAAAGGCTATGATGTTATTTCTTCAATTAAAAATGCAAGAAATTATATTCAATCTGCTCTTCAAAACGAAATTAAAATTGGAAAAGGTTTTGGTCCATTAAATCACAGGTGGTTATGGAAAGAATAA